In Magnetococcales bacterium, one genomic interval encodes:
- the ilvD gene encoding dihydroxy-acid dehydratase: protein MPAHRSRMSTHGRNMAGARSLWRATGMKEQDFGKPIIAVANSFTQFVPGHVHLRDMGKLVAGEIEAVGGVAKEFNTIAIDDGIAMGHGGMLYSLPSRDLIADSVEFMVNAHTADALVCISNCDKITPGMLMAALRLNIPTIFVSGGPMEAGKAILENGRMRKLDLIDPMIAAGDKSVSDADLSTMERSACPTCGSCSGLFTANSMNCLIEGLGLALPGNGTLVATHAARKSLFIEAGRTIVELTRQYYEADNEQVLPRSIATFEAFENAMSLDIAMGGSTNTVLHLLAAAAEAQVSFTMSDIDRLSRKVPCLCKVAPSTEQYHMEDVHRAGGIPAILGELDRAGLLHSHLPTVHSQTMAESLARDDIASPTVEKEAKRRHLAAPGGKPTLEAFSQSALWESLDLDRANGCIRSMEQAYSQDGGLAVLFGNLAQDGCIVKTAGVDESIWTFSGPARIFASQEAACDAILGDRIQAGDVVIIRYEGPKGGPGMQEMLYPTSYIKSKNLGKACALITDGRFSGGTSGLSIGHVSPEAAEGGNIALVEEGDIIKIDIPNRTINFDVSKKELEARRERMAKKGNKAYKPEHRERKVSQALLAYAAMTTSAAKGAVRDLGQLEK from the coding sequence ATGCCTGCCCATCGTTCCCGCATGTCTACCCATGGCCGCAACATGGCCGGTGCCCGCTCCCTTTGGCGGGCTACTGGTATGAAGGAACAGGATTTTGGCAAACCCATTATCGCGGTGGCCAACTCTTTTACCCAGTTTGTCCCGGGGCATGTTCATCTGCGGGATATGGGCAAGTTGGTGGCTGGTGAAATCGAAGCGGTGGGGGGGGTGGCCAAGGAGTTCAACACCATCGCCATCGACGACGGCATCGCCATGGGCCACGGGGGGATGCTCTACTCCCTCCCCTCCCGGGATCTCATTGCCGATAGTGTTGAATTTATGGTCAATGCCCACACCGCCGACGCCCTGGTGTGCATCTCCAACTGCGACAAAATCACCCCGGGGATGCTGATGGCGGCGTTGCGCCTCAATATTCCGACCATTTTTGTCTCCGGCGGTCCCATGGAGGCGGGCAAGGCCATCCTGGAAAATGGCCGTATGCGCAAACTGGATTTGATCGATCCCATGATTGCGGCGGGGGATAAAAGTGTCTCCGATGCCGATCTATCGACCATGGAGCGTTCCGCCTGCCCCACTTGTGGCTCCTGCTCGGGGCTTTTTACCGCCAACTCCATGAACTGCCTGATAGAAGGATTGGGGTTGGCGCTGCCTGGCAACGGCACGCTGGTAGCGACCCATGCGGCGCGGAAATCTCTTTTCATTGAGGCGGGCCGCACGATTGTTGAGCTGACCCGGCAATATTATGAGGCCGATAACGAGCAGGTGCTGCCCCGCTCCATCGCCACCTTCGAAGCCTTTGAAAACGCCATGAGCCTGGATATCGCCATGGGAGGCTCCACCAACACGGTATTGCACCTTTTGGCTGCAGCAGCTGAAGCCCAGGTCTCCTTTACCATGAGCGATATCGACCGGCTCTCCCGCAAGGTGCCGTGCCTGTGCAAGGTGGCTCCCTCCACGGAGCAATATCATATGGAAGATGTCCACCGGGCTGGCGGTATTCCGGCGATATTGGGGGAACTGGATCGAGCGGGTCTGCTCCATAGCCACCTGCCCACCGTCCATTCCCAGACCATGGCGGAATCGTTGGCCCGGGACGATATCGCCTCCCCTACGGTGGAAAAGGAAGCCAAACGCCGCCATCTGGCCGCCCCGGGGGGAAAACCGACTCTGGAGGCATTCAGCCAGTCAGCGCTGTGGGAGAGCCTCGACCTCGACCGGGCCAATGGCTGTATTCGCTCCATGGAGCAGGCCTATTCCCAGGATGGGGGGTTGGCGGTGCTCTTTGGCAATCTGGCTCAGGATGGCTGCATCGTCAAAACCGCCGGGGTGGATGAATCGATCTGGACATTTTCCGGGCCTGCACGGATTTTTGCCAGCCAGGAAGCCGCTTGTGACGCCATTCTGGGGGATCGCATCCAGGCGGGGGATGTGGTGATTATCCGCTATGAGGGGCCCAAGGGGGGGCCGGGGATGCAGGAGATGCTCTATCCGACGAGTTATATCAAATCAAAAAATCTCGGCAAAGCGTGTGCGTTGATCACCGATGGCCGTTTTTCAGGGGGAACCTCCGGGCTCTCCATCGGCCACGTCTCCCCGGAAGCCGCTGAAGGGGGTAATATTGCCCTGGTAGAGGAAGGGGACATCATCAAAATCGACATCCCCAACCGCACGATCAATTTTGACGTCTCAAAAAAGGAACTTGAGGCGCGGCGTGAACGGATGGCTAAAAAGGGCAATAAAGCCTACAAACCCGAACACCGGGAGCGCAAAGTCTCCCAAGCCCTCCTCGCCTACGCCGCCATGACCACCTCGGCGGCCAAGGGGGCGGTGCGGGATTTGGGGCAGTTGGAAAAATAG
- a CDS encoding threonylcarbamoyl-AMP synthase, with the protein MGQFFSIHPDNPQPRLLKQAVAILEKDGLIVYPTGTNYGLGCAMNNRKGVERIIRIKNLPASHRFSILCADLSDISRFARVDNQTYRLLKRFLPGSYTFVLPATREVPKTILPKRKTIGLRIPDNPICLGLLKAFGEPLITSSLSLPDEQLSGGDPEEIRDTLGKQVDLIVDGGILPDIPSTVVDLTDGAPQVIREGAGKIDYFT; encoded by the coding sequence ATGGGACAGTTTTTTTCAATTCATCCGGACAACCCCCAGCCCCGCCTGCTGAAACAGGCCGTGGCCATTCTGGAGAAGGATGGGCTCATCGTCTACCCCACAGGTACCAATTATGGCCTGGGATGTGCCATGAACAACCGAAAAGGGGTGGAGAGGATTATCCGAATCAAAAATCTTCCGGCTTCCCACCGTTTTTCCATTCTCTGTGCCGATCTCTCCGATATTTCCCGTTTTGCCCGGGTGGATAACCAGACCTATCGGCTGCTGAAGCGTTTTTTGCCCGGCTCCTATACGTTCGTTCTGCCCGCCACCCGGGAAGTCCCCAAGACCATTTTGCCCAAGCGCAAGACCATCGGTCTGCGCATTCCGGACAATCCCATCTGTCTGGGGCTACTGAAAGCCTTTGGAGAACCCCTGATCACCTCCTCCCTCAGTCTTCCCGACGAACAACTTTCCGGTGGCGATCCCGAAGAGATTCGGGATACTCTGGGCAAGCAGGTGGATCTGATCGTCGATGGTGGCATCCTGCCGGATATCCCCTCCACGGTAGTGGATCTCACCGACGGCGCCCCCCAGGTGATCCGGGAGGGTGCAGGGAAGATTGATTATTTTACCTGA